The following coding sequences are from one Rhipicephalus microplus isolate Deutch F79 chromosome 3, USDA_Rmic, whole genome shotgun sequence window:
- the LOC142804064 gene encoding uncharacterized protein LOC142804064 isoform X2: METPPLPACEPGHVADKCAQVRILAHDEASQADEKKLLSTSATQTEPRAFSSGPLSSVALKHSSVASVRGGLHSCQQCTYVTLDKSVMNRHLQKHMGEPPLQCHLCPAAFAYNSQLVSHVRTHTGERPFSCVHCNSSFSLKGNLVGHMRSHTGERPFSCVHCNASFSRKVHLVRHIRTHTGERPFSCEQCHGSFASKNYLTLHMRFHTGERPFLCVHCNASFIIKRHLTDHIRSHTGERPFFCVQCNASFAKKSHLVEHVRIHTGERPFSCVHCSALFATKKYLVQHLRSHTGERPYTCVLCNASYKLKGHLAEHIRTHTGERPFSCVDCNASFSRKASLDAHLHSHTGERPFSCVHCNATFIIKRRLVEHLRTHTGENLFSCVQCNASFVQKSHFVEHIRTHTGERPFSCGHCNASFAKKCRLREHIRTHTGERPFSCVQCNASFMQKSHLVEHIRTHTGERPFSCAHCSASFVQKYHLVKHIRTHTAERPFSCIQCDASFAKKCHLVIHIRTHTE; the protein is encoded by the coding sequence GACCCTTATCTTCTGTGGCTCTGAAGCATTCTTCTGTGGCGTCTGTACGAGGTGGACTGCATTCCTGCCAACAGTGCACCTATGTCACCCTGGACAAGTCGGTTATGAACAGACACCTTCAAAAACATATGGGCGAGCCCCCTTTACAGTGCCACCTGTGTCCAGCTGCATTCGCTTACAACTCCCAGCTGGTATCGCAtgtgcgcacccacacaggagagcgtcccttctCCTGTGTGCACTGTAATTCATCCTTTTCACTGAAAGGCAACCTTGTTGGTCATATGCGttctcacacaggagagcgtcctttTTCCTGTGTACACTGCAATGCATCCTTCTCTCGGAAAGTGCATCTCGTGAGGCACATCCGCACTCACACAGGcgagcgtcccttttcctgtgaACAGTGCCATGGATCGTTCGCTTCTAAAAATTACCTCACTTTGCACATGCGTTTTCACACGGGAGAGCGTCCCTTTTtatgtgtccactgcaatgcgtcATTTATTATTAAACGCCACCTCACTGATCACATACGCTCCCATACCGGTGAGCGTCCCTTTTTCTGTGTGCAATGCAATGCATCATTTGCGAAAAAATCTCACCTTGTGGAACACGTCCgcattcacacaggagagcgtccgtTTTCTTGTGTGCACTGCAGTGCATTATTTGCGACTAAAAAGTACCTCGTGCAGCACTTGCGCTCTCACACTGGAGAACGTCCTTACACCTGTGTTCTCTGCAATGCATCATATAAGCTGAAAGGCCACCTCGCAGAACACATacgcacccacacaggagagcgtccattttcctgtgtaGACTGCAATGCATCGTTTTCGCGGAAAGCCAGCCTTGATGCACATCTGCATTCTCACACCGGAGAGCGTCCATTCTCTTGTGTGCACTGCAATGCAACGTTTATTATTAAACGCCGTCTCGTTGAGCATCTACGCACTCACACAGGCGAGAATCTCTTTTCCTGTGTTCAGTGCAATGCATCCTTTGTTCAGAAAAGCCACTTCGTAGAACACATTCGCACTCACACTGGAGAGCGTCCTTTTTCCTGTGGacactgcaatgcatcctttgcGAAAAAATGTCGCCTCAGGGAACACATTCgaactcacacaggagagcggccCTTTTCTTGTGTCCAGTGCAATGCATCCTTTATGCAAAAAAGCCATCTCGTGGAACACATTCGTACTCACactggagagcgtccattttcctgtgcaCACTGCAGTGCATCCTTTGTGCAGAAATATCACCTCGTAAAACATATCCGCACTCACACGGCAGAGCGCCCCTTTTCCTGTATACAATGTGATGCATCCTTTGCTAAGAAATGCCACCTTGTAATACACATCCGCACTCATACAGAATAg